From Leopardus geoffroyi isolate Oge1 chromosome B4, O.geoffroyi_Oge1_pat1.0, whole genome shotgun sequence, a single genomic window includes:
- the CCER1 gene encoding coiled-coil domain-containing glutamate-rich protein 1, with the protein MTQTLHKREDPLNLGGGWASSAPLGTWSSWHRRRRGAPINKRRYRSGPKSEYEPPRKQQHGPGPWFQPPRRPHWEVYSNWGRWGGPWCPPPEGCWRPPGRVQVIRMYGLHPLCLCCCCSCWRGSWSPRWARPPGRKKRWGRRGRGLRRHPRRSFPRSPPVDLSTLLRPVNLYGWRAPGMRAPRNTTQFIMNQIYEDMRQQEKLERQQEALRAQQAQARGPASPEGPSWNDAPPSGGEEAAELRETLYSFAQNPPLVFPPDQSPTAQLGEEDEEKNEEENDEEECDGKEEESEEEEEEEEEEVEAEDEEEVQEADCVDEGEEEEEEEEEEEEEEEEAEEEEDEEIEEEEGVEGEEQREEENPLPLEMPLSFLVGAEEERENFINCTYLSPTQVIPKMPQEALFMLDDINC; encoded by the coding sequence ATGACCCAGACTCTCCACAAAAGGGAGGACCCTCTGAACCTGGGCGGCGGCTGGGCATCCTCGGCCCCGTTAGGCACCTGGTCTTCCTGGCACCGAAGGCGCAGGGGCGCTCCAATAAACAAGCGGCGCTACCGCTCTGGTCCCAAGTCTGAGTATGAGCCCCCCAGGAAGCAACAGCACGGTCCGGGCCCCTGGTTCCAACCACCCCGACGGCCCCACTGGGAGGTGTACTCTAACTGGGGGCGCTGGGGAGGGCCCTGGTGCCCACCTCCAGAGGGATGCTGGAGGCCTCCAGGCCGAGTGCAAGTGATCCGGATGTACGGGCTGCACCCGCtctgcctctgctgctgctgctcctgctggcGCGGGTCCTGGAGCCCGCGCTGGGCCAGGCCCCCGGGCAGGAAGAAGCGCTGGGGCCGCAGGGGCCGCGGCCTGCGCCGCCACCCTCGCCGCTCCTTCCCCAGGAGCCCGCCCGTGGATCTGAGCACGCTGCTCCGGCCGGTCAACCTGTACGGGTGGCGGGCACCCGGCATGCGGGCGCCGCGGAACACCACCCAGTTCATCATGAACCAGATCTACGAGGACATGCGGCAGCAGGAGAAGCTGGAGCGCCAGCAGGAGGCGCTGCGGGCGCAGCAGGCCCAGGCGCGCGGCCCGGCCTCCCCAGAGGGCCCCTCCTGGAACGACGCGCCCCCCAGCGGCGGCGAAGAAGCCGCGGAGCTGCGGGAAACTTTGTACAGCTTTGCGCAGAACCCGCCTCTGGTCTTCCCTCCGGACCAGTCTCCGACAGcacagctgggggaggaggacgaggagaaaaatgaggaggAGAATGATGAGGAGGAGTGTGacgggaaggaagaggagagcgaggaggaggaggaggaggaggaggaggaggtagaggCCGAAGACGAAGAGGAGGTCCAAGAGGCGGACTGTGTggatgagggggaggaggaagaggaagaggaggaggaggaggaagaggaggaggaagaggcggaagaggaagaagacgaggaaatagaagaggaggagggggtggaaggggaggagcagagggaggaagagaatcccttACCTCTGGAAATGCCTTTATCGTTCCTAGTGGGcgctgaggaagagagagagaactttatAAACTGTACTTATTTAAGCCCCACGCAGGTAATTCCCAAAATGCCGCAGGAAGCTCTCTTCATGTTAGACGACATTAACTGTTAG